Within Agarivorans litoreus, the genomic segment CAGTTCTATCTAAGAAACCAGTGTTAATAAACACCACTCGCTGATGAGCTTCGGCAATACAGGCTTTTAAATTAACACTGGTGCGACGTTCTTCATCCATTATGCCCAATTTAATGGTGTTAGCTGTAAGACCGATAAGCTCTTCAACGGCTGCAAAAATTTGATTACTAAACGCAACCTCTTCTGGGCCATGCATTTTAGGTTTAACAATGTAAATCGACCCTTCGCGCGAGTTGCGATAAGGGCTATTTCCAAGCAAGTCATGTTTAGCGATAAGACTGGTAAATACCGCGTCAAGTAAGCCTTCGGGGACTTCATTTCCCTTAGCGTCCAACATTAGGTTGTTGGTCATCAGGTGACCCACGTTGCGCACAAACATTAACGAGCGTCCACTTAAGCTAAAGCCATGACCTTGTGCGTTAATGTATTGGCGGTTAGGCGCTAGCTCGCGAGTAATCTGTTTGCCGTTTTTGGTTAAGCTTTCACTTAAGCTTCCACGCATTAACCCTAACCAATTTTTGTAAACTTCCACTTTATCTTCGGCGTCTACTGCGGCAATAGAGTCTTCACAATCCATGATGGTGGTAAGTGCAGACTCCAATACAATATCTTTTACATTGGCACTGTCTTGCGCGCCAATTTGATGTTCTGCATCAAATTGAATCTCGATATGTAAACCATGATGCTGCAACAAAATCGCCGAAGGTTGCTCAGCATCCCCTTGGTAGCCAGCAAGGTGAGAGGCTTCTTCCAAGGTGGTATTCGAACCGTCTTTAAGACCAACCAATAAACCGCCAGAAAGCACACTGTATTTAGTAGCGTCAGCATGGCTGCCGTGAGCTAAGGGACAATGTTTATCAAGTAATGCGCGGCCATAAGCAATAACCGCTTCTCCGCGCGCAGGGTTATAGGTAGAGCCGGGGGCAAGCTCACCACTTTGCTCAATCACATCGGTACCATAGAGTGCATCATACAAACTACCCCAGCGAGCATTAGCGGCATTTAATGCATAGCGAGCATTCATTACCGGCACCACTAATTGTGGGCCTGCTAACAGTGCAAGTTCGCGATCGACTTTTGAAGTAGCAAGGCTAACTTGCTCAGGCGCTTTAACCAGATAATTTATATCTTGTAGAAACTGCTGATAAGCTTTGGCATCTATGGGGCCCGGATGCTGCTGATGCCATTGGTCAATTTGGCTTTGTAAGCTATCACGCTTGGCCAACAAGGCTTGGTTTTTAGTAATGAAGTGGTCTAAATAGGCTTCTAGCCCAGACCAAAAGCTGTCTTGCTCAACACCAGAGTTTGGCAAAACATCCTGATTAATAAACTGATAAAGCAAATTCGATACTTGGTAGTGTTCCAGCTGATGATAGCTAGATGCGTTATTAGTCGGTTTACTCATCAAACGTTCCTTTATTTTATAGTTATTATGTAGTTAACGAAGTTAAAACTTCGCTAATTGGTTCATGTTACCCTTAACAGTGTTGCAAGCCCGACGAGTAACTCGACGCGCAATAGATTTCAGATTAGCATCCCATACTCGGCCCATGAATAACAATTGGCCAAATGTAGCATTTGCAATCATACATCTCTTTGCTAGTATTTTTCAAACACTTGTTTGAATCTGTTTCTAACTTGCGTTTCAATCTGTAAATAACACCGCGCTAGCACAGCGTATAACCAAAATGGGGCAAGGACTTGCTAAGGTTTATCACTCGCTACTCTACTCAGCTATTAGCCAGCTGTGTTTTCATCGGCTTTGCGCTGCCTAACTTCTCTAATGCCTTACTGCCTTTTTTACCGGCGGTACTGTTTGCTTTAATGTTATTTACCATCGTAAGTTTGAACATCAAAACTTTAGTTAAAGACTTAGCCCAAACATCAATTTGGCTTTACGCAATTTGGCATACGCTTGGTTTAACCGCGTTGATCATGCTAATTGCTTGGTTTTTCAATGTTAGTAGCCAACTCTATTTAGCCATTGCAGCCACTTGCGCTACTGGCTCTCTGTTCGCCAGCCCCGCGATTGTTCGCTCGATAGGCTTAGATGCTCAACGCTGTATGGCCATGACAATTGCCTCTACCCTATTAATGCCTGGCGTATTACTGCTTAATAGTCATCTGTTTAGCCACTTTAGTCATCACCAGCAATTACAATTAGACATGCAGGTTTATGGCCAACGTTTAGCAATTTTCATCATATTACCTATTATTATCAGTTTGTTACTGCACAAACTGCTCAAGCAACAACTGATCGACAAAGCACTTATTCAGATCCGGCCAGTAACCATAGTATTGGTGTTTTTTTTCCCCTTGGGTCTAATGGGAGCATTTCGCGAAGTGTATGACACCAGTCCAGCCGTTGCGTTAGAGTATTTGGCAATTGCTAGTGCTGCCTGTTTAATTGCCTTTGTCGCCAGCTTTTTATTGTTCTTAAATAAAGGAAGAAATCTCGCCATTATTAGTGGCATAACCGCCACTAACCGCAATGTTTTGCTCACCTATAGTATTACCGGTAGCTTTCTTGGCGTTGAATACATGATTTACATGGGAGCAATTCAACTGCCAATATATTTACTTCCCATGCTAGTAAAACTGACTTCACGCTCTCGCTAAACTAACCTTATAGGTAATCAAACAAGTTAGAGGTAATTATGAGTGAGCATGCACTAAGCCAACCAGCTATTCACTTAGCCTTAAAACACCTACCAAGTTGGCAGTACCAAAATAACGTTATCGTAAACTCTTATCGGTTTAAGAACTTTGTACAAGCCTTTGAATTTATGGGAAGAGTAGCTGATTACGCTGAGCAGCAAAACCATCATCCAGATTGGTCCAACTGCTATAACAAGGTAGATATTTCATTAACTACCCACGAATTAGGCGGAGTAAGTGAACGTGACTTTAAGTTGGCCACACTTATCGAAGACTTGTACCAACAATACTATCTCACCAAGTAGGCAGCCCTATTTGATGAGATAGTAATAGATGCAATTAAAGTTTAGCGGCATCTACGGCTTTTATTTCTGGCCAATTTTGGTTGGCGTCCACAATCAATTCACCGGTGTTTTCTAACCAACGCTGCTGGACCTTTTTATCAAGGTTAAGGTAAAGCTTCCCATCGACAATTTTCCATGCTGTTGGGTCGGTATCAAACTTCTTCTCCATGGCTACGCCAAAAGCACAATAACCACCGTATTGAGGCGCGTATTTAGCAGGGTCAGCTTTAAATGCATCACGATTGTCTGCTGATGCAAAATGGTAGATAGCATTATTATGAGTGGCGGTATAGCTATTGTTACCTTGGGTTGGCTGACCACTGACAAAGTAGGCAACTGGATCATAGCCCTTAATGGCTAAATCATTGGCGTCTACGCTCATACCCACATCGGCAGCAAAGCTAAAGCTACTAACAGCTAGGGAAGTGGCAAGTGCGCTGGTACGAATAATTGCTTTTAGTGTGTTCATTTTCATTCTCCAAATAATAGTGTGCTAAACGACAATGAAACATTAACGGCTAGCTCCGGTCTGTTGGGATACAATCGTTCAGCAATTAGTGCAAAAAGTACGGAATAACTAAAATGGACCAACTTTCTAGCCTACTCAGACAGTTTTCAATCAGCGCTGGTGTTTTTTATTCAGGGCAATTATGTGGCTTATCTGATGTGGCTACAGGTGATCAGCTCGTTGGACACATTCATGTATTGCGATCTGGCAGTTTATGTATTCAAAGCAAGCAGCAACGATTAAATGTAGTTGCACCAAGTTTAATTTTTTTCCCCCAACCGCAAGCCCATCGACTTATTGTGAATGAGCAACAGCCAGCAGAGCTAGTGTGTGCCACTATTCGATATGACAATGCCAATCACAGTGCGCTAGCGAATGCCTTGCCAGAGCAAATTGTGCTACCGCTTAGTCAACATGCTCAATTTGCCCGCACCATAGAGTTGCTCTTTAGCGAAGCCTTTGAGACTGACCAGGGCTCGTTAGTGATTATGGACAAGTTGGTGGAAGTCCTCGTCACCTTATTACTACGCCACAGTATTAACCAACAAAACAAACACTCCGGCTTAATTGCCGGCTTATTGCACCCCAAACTATCGCTCGCCTTAGCGGCTTTACATAAGCAAACGGCTTTCGAGCACTCAGTTGAATGGCTAGCAGAACAAGCGGCTATGTCGCGCACTAGTTTTATTGAAAGCTTTAAGCAGACTATCGGCTGTTCGCCTGGCGACTATTTAGTGGAATGGAAAATCAACCAAGCCAAACAGCTGCTAAAGCGGGGAAAACCAATTACTTGGGTTGCCTCGGAAGTGGGTTATCAAAGTGTATCTGGCTTCACCCGAGCATTTAGAGC encodes:
- a CDS encoding malate synthase G encodes the protein MSKPTNNASSYHQLEHYQVSNLLYQFINQDVLPNSGVEQDSFWSGLEAYLDHFITKNQALLAKRDSLQSQIDQWHQQHPGPIDAKAYQQFLQDINYLVKAPEQVSLATSKVDRELALLAGPQLVVPVMNARYALNAANARWGSLYDALYGTDVIEQSGELAPGSTYNPARGEAVIAYGRALLDKHCPLAHGSHADATKYSVLSGGLLVGLKDGSNTTLEEASHLAGYQGDAEQPSAILLQHHGLHIEIQFDAEHQIGAQDSANVKDIVLESALTTIMDCEDSIAAVDAEDKVEVYKNWLGLMRGSLSESLTKNGKQITRELAPNRQYINAQGHGFSLSGRSLMFVRNVGHLMTNNLMLDAKGNEVPEGLLDAVFTSLIAKHDLLGNSPYRNSREGSIYIVKPKMHGPEEVAFSNQIFAAVEELIGLTANTIKLGIMDEERRTSVNLKACIAEAHQRVVFINTGFLDRTGDEIHTSMAAGAMVPKGDIKESVWIKAYELNNVQAGLACGLHGKAQIGKGMWAMPEMMAAMMQAKQAHPESGASTAWVPSPTAATLHAMHYHQVNVASIQNQLLEALSSDDQRYLDDLLTPPLAVDTAWTEQQLIAELDNNIQGILGYVVRWVEQGVGCSKVPDINGIGLMEDRATLRISSQHVANWLKHNIVSEELVKQRFEVIAALVDEQNSGDPAYLNMAGNVATSCAYQAALDLVFKGCEQPSGYTEPLLHAWRREFKKRK
- a CDS encoding 4a-hydroxytetrahydrobiopterin dehydratase, coding for MSEHALSQPAIHLALKHLPSWQYQNNVIVNSYRFKNFVQAFEFMGRVADYAEQQNHHPDWSNCYNKVDISLTTHELGGVSERDFKLATLIEDLYQQYYLTK
- a CDS encoding YHS domain-containing (seleno)protein; translated protein: MNTLKAIIRTSALATSLAVSSFSFAADVGMSVDANDLAIKGYDPVAYFVSGQPTQGNNSYTATHNNAIYHFASADNRDAFKADPAKYAPQYGGYCAFGVAMEKKFDTDPTAWKIVDGKLYLNLDKKVQQRWLENTGELIVDANQNWPEIKAVDAAKL
- a CDS encoding AraC family transcriptional regulator, which gives rise to MDQLSSLLRQFSISAGVFYSGQLCGLSDVATGDQLVGHIHVLRSGSLCIQSKQQRLNVVAPSLIFFPQPQAHRLIVNEQQPAELVCATIRYDNANHSALANALPEQIVLPLSQHAQFARTIELLFSEAFETDQGSLVIMDKLVEVLVTLLLRHSINQQNKHSGLIAGLLHPKLSLALAALHKQTAFEHSVEWLAEQAAMSRTSFIESFKQTIGCSPGDYLVEWKINQAKQLLKRGKPITWVASEVGYQSVSGFTRAFRANTNMSPKQWLDERSFSN